Proteins from a single region of Eublepharis macularius isolate TG4126 chromosome 9, MPM_Emac_v1.0, whole genome shotgun sequence:
- the PIK3CG gene encoding phosphatidylinositol 4,5-bisphosphate 3-kinase catalytic subunit gamma isoform isoform X1, producing MELENSEQPVVMREDNKRRRRRMKPYCTASSLSSTELISIEFILPTSNMLIDIASNCTVEQMKGQVWMRAIERNQNSDFYHKFTPDQFVLQYQKKGQWYEIYDKHQVIQTLDCILYWKVLQKKVGKIHVVQKQKPTEEVQEFQKQLNYLIGYDVTDISNVHDDELEFARRRLVTPRTIEVSCRDPKLYSMHPWTTSKPLPEYLVSRITNNNIFINIHRGTTSQKVKVSIDDTPDLILQSFFTKMSNKKSLMNIPEEYSELDFVLRVSGRDEYIVGETPIKNFHWIRQCLKNGEEIHLVLDSPPDPKEDDVQKEEWPLVDDCTGVSGYHEQLTIDGKDHEKIFTISLWDCNRKFRVKIIGIDIPVLPRNTDLTVFIEANIQHGQQLLSQRRTTAKPFTEEVLWNVWLEFDVKIKDLPKGALLNLQIYCGKAPPSTTKANLQSHDPANSDIKSKTQLLYYVNILLIDHRSLLRTGDYVLHMWKITGKGEDQGSINADKLTSATNPDKENSMAISIVLDKYCHPIALPKHRIATDAQGDRARAEMPNQLRKQLEEIIGTDPLNPLTPEDKELLWHFRYESIKHPKAYPKLLSSVKWGQQEIVAETYQLLAKRDTWDTSALDVGLTMQLLDCNFSDENVRAMAVQKLEGLEDDAVLHYLLQLVQAVKFEPYHDSALARFLLKRGLKNKRIGHFLFWFLRSEIAQSMHYQQRFAVILEAYLRGCGKAMLQDFLKQVQVIELLHKVTMEIKLVSAEKYDVTPQVITQLKQKLEKLQDSKLPECFRVPYDPGLKAGALVIEKCKIMASKKKPLWLEFKCADPTSLSNETIGIIFKHGDDLRQDMLILQILRIMESIWEEESLDLCLLPYGCISTGNKIGMIEIVKDAMTIAKIQQSTVGNTGAFKDEILNQWLKEKCVIEEKFQAAVERFIYSCVGYCVATFVLGIGDRHNDNIMITESGNLFHIDFGHILGNYKSFLGFNKERVPFVLTPDFLFVMGTSGKKTSPQFQNFQDICVRAYLALRKHTSLLIILFSMMLMTGMPQLTSKEDIEYIRDALTVGKSDEDAKKYFLDQIEVCRDKGWTVQFNWFLHLVLGIKQGVEKHSA from the exons ATGGAGTTGGAGAACAGTGAACAACCTGTTGTTATGAGAGAGGATAACAAACGGCGGCGGAGGAGGATGAAGCCCTACTGTACAGCAAGCAGTTTGTCTTCAACAGAGTTAATATCCATTGAGTTCATTCTGCCAACAAGCAACATGCTAATAGATATAGCCAGCAACTGTACAGTAGAGCAGATGAAAGGGCAGGTTTGGATGCGAGCAATAGAGAGGAATCAGAACTCTGACTTCTATCATAAATTCACTCCAGATCAATTCGTTCTCCAGTACCAAAAGAAGGGACAGTGGTATGAAATTTACGACAAACATCAGGTAATACAGACCTTAGACTGTATATTGTATTGGAAAGTGCTACAAAAGAAGGTGGGCAAAATCCATGTGGTCCAAAAGCAGAAACCTACAGAGGAAGTTCAGGAGTTTCAAAAGCAACTCAATTATTTGATTGGCTATGATGTCACAGATATAAGTAACGTACATGATGATGAGCTAGAATTTGCTCGCCGCAGGTTAGTCACACCGCGGACAATTGAAGTATCTTGTAGAGATCCAAAATTATATTCCATGCACCCTTGGACTACGTCCAAACCTCTTCCAGAATATTTGGTTAGCAGAATTACCAAtaacaacatttttataaatatacaCCGAGGAACAACTAGCCAGAAGGTTAAAGTATCCATTGACGACACCCCAGACCTAATCCTTCAGAGCTTTTTCACCAAAATGTCAAACAAGAAATCTTTGATGAATATTCCTGAAGAATACAGTGAGTTAGACTTTGTTCTCAGGGTAAGTGGCAGAGATGAGTATATTGTAGGGGAGACACCGATCAAAAACTTCCACTGGATAAGACAGTGTCTTAAGAATGGGGAGGAGATTCACCTAGTCTTGGACAGTCCACCTGACCCAAAGGAGGATGACGTTCAGAAAGAGGAGTGGCCCTTAGTCGATGACTGCACTGGAGTGTCAGGATATCATGAGCAGCTAACAATAGACGGTAAGGATCATGAGAAAATATTCACTATATCTCTGTGGGATTGCAACAGGAAATTCAGAGTTAAGATCATTGGCATTGATATCCCAGTGCTACCAAGAAACACTGACTTGACTGTGTTTATTGAGGCTAATATTCAACATGGACAGCAACTCTTGTCACAGAGGAGGACAACAGCTAAACCGTTTACTGAAGAAGTCCTATGGAATGTTTGGCTTGAATTTGATGTCAAGATTAAAGACTTACCCAAAGGGGCACTTTTGAACCTGCAGATATATTGTGGAAAAGCACCTCCATCGACCACTAAGGCTAACCTCCAGTCACATGATCCTGCCAATTCTGATATCAAAAGCAAAACTCAGCTCCTCTATTATGTAAATATTTTGCTGATCGATCACCGCTCCCTACTAAGGACTGGTGACTACGTGCTGCATATGTGGAAAATCACGGGCAAAGGGGAAGATCAGGGAAGCATCAATGCAGATAAGCTTACATCAGCTACCAATCCAGATAAAGAAAACTCAATGGCTATTTCAATCGTTCTGGACAAATACTGCCACCCAATAGCTTTACCTAAACACAGGATAGCTACTGATGCCCAAGGAGACAGAGCTAGAGCTGAAATGCCCAACCAACTGCGGAAACAGCTTGAAGAGATCATAGGTACCGACCCGCTCAATCCACTTACCCCCGAAGACAAAGAATTACTGTGGCATTTTAGATATGAAAGTATAAAGCACCCAAAGGCTTACCCGAAGCTACTTAGCTCGGTGAAATGGGGACAACAAGAAATAGTTGCCGAAACATACCAGCTGTTAGCTAAAAGAGATACTTGGGACACTAGCGCTTTGGATGTTGGATTGACGATGCAACTTCTAGATTGTAACTTCTCAGATGAAAATGTAAGAGCCATGGCAGTGCAAAAACTGGAGGGCTTGGAAGATGATGCTGTTCTTCATTATCTCCTACAGCTAGTTCAG GCTGTGAAATTTGAGCCTTATCATGACAGCGCATTAGCCCGATTTCTTCTGAAACGAGGCTTAAAA AACAAAAGAATTGGACACTTCTTGTTTTGGTTTTTAAGAAGTGAGATCGCACAATCTATGCATTACCAGCAAAGATTTGCTGTGATCCTAGAAGCTTATCTTAGAGGATGTGGGAAAGCAATGCTACAAGACTTCCTGAAACAGGTTCAAGTAATTGAGCTCTTGCATAAAGTCACAATGGAGATAAAGTTGGTTTCTGCTGAGAAGTATGATGTCACCCCTCAAG TTATCACGCAACTCAAACAAAAGCTTGAGAAACTACAGGACAGTAAACTTCCTGAATGCTTCAGAGTTCCATATGACCCTGGGCTGAAAGCAGGAGCGCTTGTG AtagaaaaatgtaaaataatgGCCTCCAAGAAAAAACCGCTTTGGCTAGAATTTAAATGTGCAGATCCGACATCCTTGTCCAATGAAACGATTGGCATTATCTTCAAACATGGCGATGACCTGCGGCAAGACATGCTTATTTTACAG ATTCTACGAATAATGGAGTCAATCTGGGAAGAAGAATCCTTGGATTTATGTTTACTGCCATACGGCTGTATTTCTACCGGAAATAAAATAG GAATGATCGAGATTGTAAAAGATGCTATGACAATTGCTAAAATCCAACAAAGCACGGTTGGAAACACAGGAGCGTTTAAGGATGAAATACTGAACCAGTGGCTTAAGGAGAAGTGTGTCATTGAAGAAAAG tTTCAGGCAGCAGTGGAGAGATTTATATACTCTTGTGTTGGTTACTGCGTGGCAACCTTTGTACTTGGAATCGGAGACAGGCACAATGATAATATTATGATTACAGAATCAG GCAATCtctttcatattgattttggccacatccttggAAATTACAAAAGCTTCCTTGGATTTAATAAGGAGAGAGTTCCCTTTGTGTTGACGCCAGATTTCCTCTTTGTCATGGGAACCTCCGGGAAGAAAACGAGCCCCCAATTTCAGAATTTTCAG
- the PIK3CG gene encoding phosphatidylinositol 4,5-bisphosphate 3-kinase catalytic subunit gamma isoform isoform X2, with the protein MELENSEQPVVMREDNKRRRRRMKPYCTASSLSSTELISIEFILPTSNMLIDIASNCTVEQMKGQVWMRAIERNQNSDFYHKFTPDQFVLQYQKKGQWYEIYDKHQVIQTLDCILYWKVLQKKVGKIHVVQKQKPTEEVQEFQKQLNYLIGYDVTDISNVHDDELEFARRRLVTPRTIEVSCRDPKLYSMHPWTTSKPLPEYLVSRITNNNIFINIHRGTTSQKVKVSIDDTPDLILQSFFTKMSNKKSLMNIPEEYSELDFVLRVSGRDEYIVGETPIKNFHWIRQCLKNGEEIHLVLDSPPDPKEDDVQKEEWPLVDDCTGVSGYHEQLTIDGKDHEKIFTISLWDCNRKFRVKIIGIDIPVLPRNTDLTVFIEANIQHGQQLLSQRRTTAKPFTEEVLWNVWLEFDVKIKDLPKGALLNLQIYCGKAPPSTTKANLQSHDPANSDIKSKTQLLYYVNILLIDHRSLLRTGDYVLHMWKITGKGEDQGSINADKLTSATNPDKENSMAISIVLDKYCHPIALPKHRIATDAQGDRARAEMPNQLRKQLEEIIGTDPLNPLTPEDKELLWHFRYESIKHPKAYPKLLSSVKWGQQEIVAETYQLLAKRDTWDTSALDVGLTMQLLDCNFSDENVRAMAVQKLEGLEDDAVLHYLLQLVQNKRIGHFLFWFLRSEIAQSMHYQQRFAVILEAYLRGCGKAMLQDFLKQVQVIELLHKVTMEIKLVSAEKYDVTPQVITQLKQKLEKLQDSKLPECFRVPYDPGLKAGALVIEKCKIMASKKKPLWLEFKCADPTSLSNETIGIIFKHGDDLRQDMLILQILRIMESIWEEESLDLCLLPYGCISTGNKIGMIEIVKDAMTIAKIQQSTVGNTGAFKDEILNQWLKEKCVIEEKFQAAVERFIYSCVGYCVATFVLGIGDRHNDNIMITESGNLFHIDFGHILGNYKSFLGFNKERVPFVLTPDFLFVMGTSGKKTSPQFQNFQDICVRAYLALRKHTSLLIILFSMMLMTGMPQLTSKEDIEYIRDALTVGKSDEDAKKYFLDQIEVCRDKGWTVQFNWFLHLVLGIKQGVEKHSA; encoded by the exons ATGGAGTTGGAGAACAGTGAACAACCTGTTGTTATGAGAGAGGATAACAAACGGCGGCGGAGGAGGATGAAGCCCTACTGTACAGCAAGCAGTTTGTCTTCAACAGAGTTAATATCCATTGAGTTCATTCTGCCAACAAGCAACATGCTAATAGATATAGCCAGCAACTGTACAGTAGAGCAGATGAAAGGGCAGGTTTGGATGCGAGCAATAGAGAGGAATCAGAACTCTGACTTCTATCATAAATTCACTCCAGATCAATTCGTTCTCCAGTACCAAAAGAAGGGACAGTGGTATGAAATTTACGACAAACATCAGGTAATACAGACCTTAGACTGTATATTGTATTGGAAAGTGCTACAAAAGAAGGTGGGCAAAATCCATGTGGTCCAAAAGCAGAAACCTACAGAGGAAGTTCAGGAGTTTCAAAAGCAACTCAATTATTTGATTGGCTATGATGTCACAGATATAAGTAACGTACATGATGATGAGCTAGAATTTGCTCGCCGCAGGTTAGTCACACCGCGGACAATTGAAGTATCTTGTAGAGATCCAAAATTATATTCCATGCACCCTTGGACTACGTCCAAACCTCTTCCAGAATATTTGGTTAGCAGAATTACCAAtaacaacatttttataaatatacaCCGAGGAACAACTAGCCAGAAGGTTAAAGTATCCATTGACGACACCCCAGACCTAATCCTTCAGAGCTTTTTCACCAAAATGTCAAACAAGAAATCTTTGATGAATATTCCTGAAGAATACAGTGAGTTAGACTTTGTTCTCAGGGTAAGTGGCAGAGATGAGTATATTGTAGGGGAGACACCGATCAAAAACTTCCACTGGATAAGACAGTGTCTTAAGAATGGGGAGGAGATTCACCTAGTCTTGGACAGTCCACCTGACCCAAAGGAGGATGACGTTCAGAAAGAGGAGTGGCCCTTAGTCGATGACTGCACTGGAGTGTCAGGATATCATGAGCAGCTAACAATAGACGGTAAGGATCATGAGAAAATATTCACTATATCTCTGTGGGATTGCAACAGGAAATTCAGAGTTAAGATCATTGGCATTGATATCCCAGTGCTACCAAGAAACACTGACTTGACTGTGTTTATTGAGGCTAATATTCAACATGGACAGCAACTCTTGTCACAGAGGAGGACAACAGCTAAACCGTTTACTGAAGAAGTCCTATGGAATGTTTGGCTTGAATTTGATGTCAAGATTAAAGACTTACCCAAAGGGGCACTTTTGAACCTGCAGATATATTGTGGAAAAGCACCTCCATCGACCACTAAGGCTAACCTCCAGTCACATGATCCTGCCAATTCTGATATCAAAAGCAAAACTCAGCTCCTCTATTATGTAAATATTTTGCTGATCGATCACCGCTCCCTACTAAGGACTGGTGACTACGTGCTGCATATGTGGAAAATCACGGGCAAAGGGGAAGATCAGGGAAGCATCAATGCAGATAAGCTTACATCAGCTACCAATCCAGATAAAGAAAACTCAATGGCTATTTCAATCGTTCTGGACAAATACTGCCACCCAATAGCTTTACCTAAACACAGGATAGCTACTGATGCCCAAGGAGACAGAGCTAGAGCTGAAATGCCCAACCAACTGCGGAAACAGCTTGAAGAGATCATAGGTACCGACCCGCTCAATCCACTTACCCCCGAAGACAAAGAATTACTGTGGCATTTTAGATATGAAAGTATAAAGCACCCAAAGGCTTACCCGAAGCTACTTAGCTCGGTGAAATGGGGACAACAAGAAATAGTTGCCGAAACATACCAGCTGTTAGCTAAAAGAGATACTTGGGACACTAGCGCTTTGGATGTTGGATTGACGATGCAACTTCTAGATTGTAACTTCTCAGATGAAAATGTAAGAGCCATGGCAGTGCAAAAACTGGAGGGCTTGGAAGATGATGCTGTTCTTCATTATCTCCTACAGCTAGTTCAG AACAAAAGAATTGGACACTTCTTGTTTTGGTTTTTAAGAAGTGAGATCGCACAATCTATGCATTACCAGCAAAGATTTGCTGTGATCCTAGAAGCTTATCTTAGAGGATGTGGGAAAGCAATGCTACAAGACTTCCTGAAACAGGTTCAAGTAATTGAGCTCTTGCATAAAGTCACAATGGAGATAAAGTTGGTTTCTGCTGAGAAGTATGATGTCACCCCTCAAG TTATCACGCAACTCAAACAAAAGCTTGAGAAACTACAGGACAGTAAACTTCCTGAATGCTTCAGAGTTCCATATGACCCTGGGCTGAAAGCAGGAGCGCTTGTG AtagaaaaatgtaaaataatgGCCTCCAAGAAAAAACCGCTTTGGCTAGAATTTAAATGTGCAGATCCGACATCCTTGTCCAATGAAACGATTGGCATTATCTTCAAACATGGCGATGACCTGCGGCAAGACATGCTTATTTTACAG ATTCTACGAATAATGGAGTCAATCTGGGAAGAAGAATCCTTGGATTTATGTTTACTGCCATACGGCTGTATTTCTACCGGAAATAAAATAG GAATGATCGAGATTGTAAAAGATGCTATGACAATTGCTAAAATCCAACAAAGCACGGTTGGAAACACAGGAGCGTTTAAGGATGAAATACTGAACCAGTGGCTTAAGGAGAAGTGTGTCATTGAAGAAAAG tTTCAGGCAGCAGTGGAGAGATTTATATACTCTTGTGTTGGTTACTGCGTGGCAACCTTTGTACTTGGAATCGGAGACAGGCACAATGATAATATTATGATTACAGAATCAG GCAATCtctttcatattgattttggccacatccttggAAATTACAAAAGCTTCCTTGGATTTAATAAGGAGAGAGTTCCCTTTGTGTTGACGCCAGATTTCCTCTTTGTCATGGGAACCTCCGGGAAGAAAACGAGCCCCCAATTTCAGAATTTTCAG
- the PIK3CG gene encoding phosphatidylinositol 4,5-bisphosphate 3-kinase catalytic subunit gamma isoform isoform X3 — MELENSEQPVVMREDNKRRRRRMKPYCTASSLSSTELISIEFILPTSNMLIDIASNCTVEQMKGQVWMRAIERNQNSDFYHKFTPDQFVLQYQKKGQWYEIYDKHQVIQTLDCILYWKVLQKKVGKIHVVQKQKPTEEVQEFQKQLNYLIGYDVTDISNVHDDELEFARRRLVTPRTIEVSCRDPKLYSMHPWTTSKPLPEYLVSRITNNNIFINIHRGTTSQKVKVSIDDTPDLILQSFFTKMSNKKSLMNIPEEYSELDFVLRVSGRDEYIVGETPIKNFHWIRQCLKNGEEIHLVLDSPPDPKEDDVQKEEWPLVDDCTGVSGYHEQLTIDGKDHEKIFTISLWDCNRKFRVKIIGIDIPVLPRNTDLTVFIEANIQHGQQLLSQRRTTAKPFTEEVLWNVWLEFDVKIKDLPKGALLNLQIYCGKAPPSTTKANLQSHDPANSDIKSKTQLLYYVNILLIDHRSLLRTGDYVLHMWKITGKGEDQGSINADKLTSATNPDKENSMAISIVLDKYCHPIALPKHRIATDAQGDRARAEMPNQLRKQLEEIIGTDPLNPLTPEDKELLWHFRYESIKHPKAYPKLLSSVKWGQQEIVAETYQLLAKRDTWDTSALDVGLTMQLLDCNFSDENVRAMAVQKLEGLEDDAVLHYLLQLVQAVKFEPYHDSALARFLLKRGLKNKRIGHFLFWFLRSEIAQSMHYQQRFAVILEAYLRGCGKAMLQDFLKQVQVIELLHKVTMEIKLVSAEKYDVTPQVITQLKQKLEKLQDSKLPECFRVPYDPGLKAGALVIEKCKIMASKKKPLWLEFKCADPTSLSNETIGIIFKHGDDLRQDMLILQILRIMESIWEEESLDLCLLPYGCISTGNKIGMIEIVKDAMTIAKIQQSTVGNTGAFKDEILNQWLKEKCVIEEKVENQFHRILGTSRCV, encoded by the exons ATGGAGTTGGAGAACAGTGAACAACCTGTTGTTATGAGAGAGGATAACAAACGGCGGCGGAGGAGGATGAAGCCCTACTGTACAGCAAGCAGTTTGTCTTCAACAGAGTTAATATCCATTGAGTTCATTCTGCCAACAAGCAACATGCTAATAGATATAGCCAGCAACTGTACAGTAGAGCAGATGAAAGGGCAGGTTTGGATGCGAGCAATAGAGAGGAATCAGAACTCTGACTTCTATCATAAATTCACTCCAGATCAATTCGTTCTCCAGTACCAAAAGAAGGGACAGTGGTATGAAATTTACGACAAACATCAGGTAATACAGACCTTAGACTGTATATTGTATTGGAAAGTGCTACAAAAGAAGGTGGGCAAAATCCATGTGGTCCAAAAGCAGAAACCTACAGAGGAAGTTCAGGAGTTTCAAAAGCAACTCAATTATTTGATTGGCTATGATGTCACAGATATAAGTAACGTACATGATGATGAGCTAGAATTTGCTCGCCGCAGGTTAGTCACACCGCGGACAATTGAAGTATCTTGTAGAGATCCAAAATTATATTCCATGCACCCTTGGACTACGTCCAAACCTCTTCCAGAATATTTGGTTAGCAGAATTACCAAtaacaacatttttataaatatacaCCGAGGAACAACTAGCCAGAAGGTTAAAGTATCCATTGACGACACCCCAGACCTAATCCTTCAGAGCTTTTTCACCAAAATGTCAAACAAGAAATCTTTGATGAATATTCCTGAAGAATACAGTGAGTTAGACTTTGTTCTCAGGGTAAGTGGCAGAGATGAGTATATTGTAGGGGAGACACCGATCAAAAACTTCCACTGGATAAGACAGTGTCTTAAGAATGGGGAGGAGATTCACCTAGTCTTGGACAGTCCACCTGACCCAAAGGAGGATGACGTTCAGAAAGAGGAGTGGCCCTTAGTCGATGACTGCACTGGAGTGTCAGGATATCATGAGCAGCTAACAATAGACGGTAAGGATCATGAGAAAATATTCACTATATCTCTGTGGGATTGCAACAGGAAATTCAGAGTTAAGATCATTGGCATTGATATCCCAGTGCTACCAAGAAACACTGACTTGACTGTGTTTATTGAGGCTAATATTCAACATGGACAGCAACTCTTGTCACAGAGGAGGACAACAGCTAAACCGTTTACTGAAGAAGTCCTATGGAATGTTTGGCTTGAATTTGATGTCAAGATTAAAGACTTACCCAAAGGGGCACTTTTGAACCTGCAGATATATTGTGGAAAAGCACCTCCATCGACCACTAAGGCTAACCTCCAGTCACATGATCCTGCCAATTCTGATATCAAAAGCAAAACTCAGCTCCTCTATTATGTAAATATTTTGCTGATCGATCACCGCTCCCTACTAAGGACTGGTGACTACGTGCTGCATATGTGGAAAATCACGGGCAAAGGGGAAGATCAGGGAAGCATCAATGCAGATAAGCTTACATCAGCTACCAATCCAGATAAAGAAAACTCAATGGCTATTTCAATCGTTCTGGACAAATACTGCCACCCAATAGCTTTACCTAAACACAGGATAGCTACTGATGCCCAAGGAGACAGAGCTAGAGCTGAAATGCCCAACCAACTGCGGAAACAGCTTGAAGAGATCATAGGTACCGACCCGCTCAATCCACTTACCCCCGAAGACAAAGAATTACTGTGGCATTTTAGATATGAAAGTATAAAGCACCCAAAGGCTTACCCGAAGCTACTTAGCTCGGTGAAATGGGGACAACAAGAAATAGTTGCCGAAACATACCAGCTGTTAGCTAAAAGAGATACTTGGGACACTAGCGCTTTGGATGTTGGATTGACGATGCAACTTCTAGATTGTAACTTCTCAGATGAAAATGTAAGAGCCATGGCAGTGCAAAAACTGGAGGGCTTGGAAGATGATGCTGTTCTTCATTATCTCCTACAGCTAGTTCAG GCTGTGAAATTTGAGCCTTATCATGACAGCGCATTAGCCCGATTTCTTCTGAAACGAGGCTTAAAA AACAAAAGAATTGGACACTTCTTGTTTTGGTTTTTAAGAAGTGAGATCGCACAATCTATGCATTACCAGCAAAGATTTGCTGTGATCCTAGAAGCTTATCTTAGAGGATGTGGGAAAGCAATGCTACAAGACTTCCTGAAACAGGTTCAAGTAATTGAGCTCTTGCATAAAGTCACAATGGAGATAAAGTTGGTTTCTGCTGAGAAGTATGATGTCACCCCTCAAG TTATCACGCAACTCAAACAAAAGCTTGAGAAACTACAGGACAGTAAACTTCCTGAATGCTTCAGAGTTCCATATGACCCTGGGCTGAAAGCAGGAGCGCTTGTG AtagaaaaatgtaaaataatgGCCTCCAAGAAAAAACCGCTTTGGCTAGAATTTAAATGTGCAGATCCGACATCCTTGTCCAATGAAACGATTGGCATTATCTTCAAACATGGCGATGACCTGCGGCAAGACATGCTTATTTTACAG ATTCTACGAATAATGGAGTCAATCTGGGAAGAAGAATCCTTGGATTTATGTTTACTGCCATACGGCTGTATTTCTACCGGAAATAAAATAG GAATGATCGAGATTGTAAAAGATGCTATGACAATTGCTAAAATCCAACAAAGCACGGTTGGAAACACAGGAGCGTTTAAGGATGAAATACTGAACCAGTGGCTTAAGGAGAAGTGTGTCATTGAAGAAAAG GTAGAAAATCAGTTTCACAGGATCCTAGGAACCTCCAGATGTGTTTGA